One region of Wyeomyia smithii strain HCP4-BCI-WySm-NY-G18 chromosome 3, ASM2978416v1, whole genome shotgun sequence genomic DNA includes:
- the LOC129728569 gene encoding uncharacterized protein LOC129728569: MENKKQCGACELVINDLEPLRCGFCETLFHISQQCCGINLRPCRDIFAQGKVLFICPECRSLLNGRSIRAYMADLDSSQSNSTNGFATQLQQLSGLVEALSKKVDNISSASTQNKYSAASPLLGLPSESGTPVWPRLSAKRRRGDYDQSTRPASNKGTKAIDFENLSVPFIMPAAPKPVFWIYLSGFQPLISDDDVKKIVSRCLDINDPINVTRLVPKGKDVSQMTFLSFKIGLDPSIKQQALNAEIWPAGLMFREFMDQPKNPIRPMNIATRQ; encoded by the coding sequence GCCTTTACGCTGCGGGTTCTGCGAAACATTGTTTCACATCAGCCAGCAGTGCTGTGGCATTAATCTTCGACCGTGCAGAGATATATTTGCGCAAGGCAAAGTTTTGTTTATCTGCCCCGAATGCAGGAGTTTGCTAAACGGAAGAAGCATCCGTGCCTACATGGCCGATTTAGATTCTTCCCAATCGAACAGCACAAACGGCTTTGCCACGCAATTACAACAACTATCTGGCCTGGTTGAAGCGTTAAGCAAAAAAGTGGACAACATTTCTTCTGCCTCGACACAAAACAAATATTCTGCTGCTTCGCCTTTGCTCGGTTTACCAAGTGAGAGTGGAACACCAGTTTGGCCGAGATTGAGTGCAAAACGTCGTCGCGGTGATTATGACCAATCCACTCGTCCAGCTTCCAATAAAGGCACAAAAGCAAttgattttgaaaatctttCGGTGCCTTTTATCATGCCTGCTGCTCCGAAACCAGTGTTCTGGATTTATTTGTCTGGATTTCAACCATTGATATCCGATGATGATgtcaaaaaaatcgtttctcgCTGTTTGGACATAAATGACCCAATAAATGTAACTCGTCTTGTGCCGAAAGGAAAGGATGTTTCACAAATGACTTTCCTGTCTTTTAAAATTGGTCTTGATCCGTCGATAAAACAACAGGCCCTCAACGCTGAAATTTGGCCAGCTGGTTTGATGTTTAGGGAGTTTATGGACCAGCCAAAAAACCCGATACGGCCGATGAACATTGCGACCCGGCAATAA
- the LOC129728568 gene encoding uncharacterized protein LOC129728568, translating into MLVDPEFHTPEKVDLLIGGELFFDILKPSSIHLADGLPQLRDTHFGWVVAGVIIDPHVVNVSLQYSHTTVEDIERKMQQFWQTEEVPNVPKLSTAEINLSQLGNCRCLALKRFLMLEKRLIRNPELQTQYVNFIREYESLGHCREVAESEDVPNQQVYYLPHHAVLRPSSSSTKYRVVFDASAKSSPLEVSLNDVLQIGPVVQNDLYHIVLRFRTFRVAFTADISKMYRQILAAPSDRRFLRIFWREKPSLPLRVLELCTVTYGTASAPYQATRCLLQLAEEDGREFPIATRIVKEETYMDDVLSGADSVEQALEAQNQLKQLLHQGGFPIHKWCSNSQEFLEHIPVDEQEKMDASENRGVNSAIKVLGLRWNPTTDSLSIANHTNPSVPKLLTKRILYSEIAKFFDPLGLVSPVIVKAKLLAQQQWQAKIGWDDPVDDNIKEQCAVTYDVHGFSDASTVAYGACIYLRSLFADGPASLCLLTSKSKLAPLEELSIPRKELCAALLLSRLMQKVLPALTMKIQETVLWSDSTIVLAWIKKPLNQLQQYVRNRIALIQEQTSEHRWKHVRSQQNPADIISRGQLPEYLQNNPLWWSGPEFLNREKYEVDVPETIPDEELPELKSMVTVSNDDGLLAHFYKQSSFHKIQRVVGYILRFAKNCEKKRAERELGTHLTVSELRQSTETIAYVVQQFHFADEIKRVVTNQPCRKLGNLRPVYVNKLLRVGGRLDRSQQPFENRHPIILPDKDPVVRLLVQQMHIELLHWYFTAGILLRNSDQKATEANFVAVGWAPITTKNIEACTKK; encoded by the exons ATGCTTGTCGATCCTGAGTTCCATACACCCGAAAAAGTTGATTTGCTTATTGGTGGAGAACTATTTTTCGACATCCTCAAACCGAGTTCGATTCATCTTGCCGATGGATTACCACAGCTACGAGACACTCACTTCGGATGGGTCGTAGCTGGTGTCATCATTGATCCACACGTAGTCAACGTGTCCCTCCAGTATTCGCACACAACCGTCGAAGACATCGAGCGAAAAATGCAACAGTTCTGGCAAACAGAAGAAGTGCCTAACGTTCCAAAACTGTCAACAGCCGAAATA AATCTTTCCCAGCTGGGTAATTGTCGTTGTCTGGCCTTGAAGCGATTTCTCATGCTGGAGAAACGATTGATTCGAAACCCTGAGCTGCAAACCCAGTACGTAAACTTCATCCGGGAATATGAGTCTTTAGGTCATTGTCGTGAGGTAGCCGAGTCGGAGGACGTACCAAACCAACAAGTGTATTACCTCCCGCACCATGCAGTACTGCGGCCGTCCAGCTCGAGCACGAAATACCGTGTCGTGTTCGACGCAAGCGCAAAATCTTCACCATTGGAAGTTTCCCTTAATGATGTGCTTCAGATCGGCCCAGTAGTACAAAACGACTTATACCATATTGTGCTACGATTCCGTACGTTTAGAGTGGCCTTCACCGCAGACATTTCTAAAATGTACCGCCAGATACTCGCAGCTCCATCGGACCGTCGATTTTTGAGAATTTTCTGGAGAGAAAAGCCGTCGTTACCTTTGCGCGTGTTGGAATTATGCACTGTCACGTACGGCACTGCCTCGGCACCGTACCAAGCAACAAGATGTTTACTGCAACTTGCCGAAGAGGACGGTAGAGAATTTCCTATTGCTACGCGCATAGTAAAGGAAGAGACGTACATGGATGATGTACTCTCGGGTGCAGACTCAGTGGAACAGGCCCTTGAGGCGCAGAACCAGCTGAAGCAGCTTCTTCACCAGGGAGGCTTCCCTATACATAAGTGGTGTTCCAACTCGCAAGAGTTCCTCGAGCACATACCGGTCGATGAGCAGGAGAAAATGGATGCTTCCGAAAACCGTGGTGTGAATTCAGCTATTAAAGTGCTCGGATTGCGTTGGAATCCTACCACAGATTCACTTTCCATCGCAAATCATACGAATCCATCGGTCCCAAAATTGTTGACGAAACGAATACTGTATTCAGAAATCGCTAAGTTCTTTGATCCCCTAGGCCTGGTGTCACCGGTAATAGTGAAGGCGAAACTTCTAGCGCAGCAACAGTGGCAAGCTAAGATTGGATGGGATGATCCTGTGGACGACAACATAAAGGAACAGTG TGCGGTAACCTATGACGTACATGGTTTTTCAGATGCTTCTACAGTAGCATATGGAGCATGCATTTACCTCCGAAGTCTATTTGCCGATGGGCCGGCCTCGCTTTGTCTTCTAACCAGTAAATCAAAACTGGCCCCCTTGGAAGAACTCTCCATTCCGCGGAAGGAACTGTGTGCCGCTTTATTGCTATCCAGACTAATGCAGAAGGTGTTGCCAGCATTAACGATGAAAATCCAGGAAACAGTACTGTGGTCTGACAGTACGATTGTTTTAGCATGGATTAAAAAACCACTGAATCAACTTCAACAGTACGTGCGCAATAGAATCGCTCTGATTCAAGAGCAGACTAGTGAGCATCGATGGAAGCATGTCAGATCGCAGCAAAACCCAGCCGATATCATCTCCCGAGGCCAACTTCCTGAGTATCTTCAGAACAATCCGCTCTGGTGGAGCGGTCCCGAATTCCTGAATAGGGAAAAGTATGAAGTAGACGTGCCCGAAACTATACCTGATGAAGAGCTACCAGAACTTAAATCCATGGTGACAGTGTCAAACGATGATGGTTTGCTGGCCCATTTCTACAAGCAAAGTAGTTTCCATAAAATTCAACGAGTCGTGGGATACATTTTGCGCTTCGCTAAGAATTGTGAGAAGAAGCGTGCCGAACGTGAGCTTGGGACACATTTAACCGTCAGTGAGCTACGCCAATCCACGGAAACCATTGCATATGTCGTACAGCAGTTCCATTTTGCCGATGAAATCAAGCGCGTTGTTACCAATCAACCGTGCCGAAAACTTGGTAATTTACGCCCGGTTTACGTCAATAAGCTTCTCCGCGTGGGTGGTCGGTTGGATCGCTCGCAACAACCTTTCGAGAATCGTCATCCTATAATATTGCCGGATAAGGATCCGGTGGTGCGGCTGCTAGTACAACAGATGCACATCGAGTTACTCCAC TGGTACTTCACGGCTGGCATATTGTTGCGCAATAGCGATCAAAAGGCCACCGAAGCGAACTTTGTTGCTGTTGGCTGGGCTCCGATCACAACGAAAAACATTGAAGCCTGCACCAAAAAGTAG